TTGAATGGGTGTGTTACCGTGAGGCTGGCGCGCCCACACCTTCTTAACCATCTCATGAAATCCCTCTCTAGTGAGCCATCCCAGTTCAAATTTAAACTGGTGACGGTTAGAACTTGGGATCGGTTGTCCAAAATTGGTTGGCAACGGAGCGTGATCCGATAAGGCCTCAATTCTTTCTAGTGACCGAACCGAGGCTAGGGGATATTTTTATTCCCAATCGGTGGTAACTAGCACCCGGTCCAGTTTTTCTAAGGTTGGCACCGATCGGTTATTGGCCCAGGTATACTGACGACCAGACATCGTGATCTCCCTCACATCCAGGCTGTCAATAACAGCATTAAAGAGGAAAGGCCACCTAGTGTCAAACCGATCATTGTTTTTTCCCTGCTGATATCAATGGATATTAAAATCCCCCCTGATCAACATGGGATGGGGATTGTCTCTACAGGTATTAGCCAGTTCTTTTAGAAATGCAGACTTAAACTCCTCTTGAGCGGCGCCATATATAGCCACCAAACTCCAGATGAAGTTGTCGGACTTATTTCGAAGGTGGAATTTGATATGATACCCCCCCTTTGACGTGGACAATAGTTGTAAGTATGTAGAGTTAATACCTAGCAATATTCCCTCAGACCTCCCGGTCGGCGGTAAGACGTGCCATTCATAATCAAAACCACATGAAAAGTGGTCCAGATCACGTGTTGGAAAATCACGTTTACCCGACTCAGTGATAGCCACAAAGTCCAACGATGATCCTTTACACAATCGGCAATGTGTTTGTGTTTAGCCAAGTCACcaagacctctgctattccagaACATGCCTCTCATGATGAACCAACTTTATGTTTAGAGACATTTGCCTTCTTAGAAGAGCGCCCTCTTTTCTTTGCTGAGTTAGACTTGTTCTTGCGCACCGACGTGACAAGCTCAAAAAGCGTAGTGTCGCGTACAGTATCGTCAAGGTCTACTTCAGTCGTGTCTTTAACCAAATGAGAGAGAGGTTTTCCTTCATGATTGGCATCAACATCCTCATCCTCCTCATCTGACACGAGAGGGTCGACAAAGCTCAAAAACTTCGGAGCAACCGTAAGCCGGTCGAACTCCACTTGTTTTAGAGCCTTGACCGAAAAATCTATCTCATTCTCATTATGTCCTAGTGACATCCCAAGTCTAGTGATATTTGAAGATACTTTGGAATTATCAAAAGACATAAAAGATTTGCGAGAGGGGGTACCTCCGAAGTCGAGGTTGCGTGCAACAGTCCTACGCATGGCCTTCACCATAGTGTCCTCGTCGGTGGCTGCTGATCCGTCAGTCCCGACATGATGACGCCCGCTGCACCTCAGCGGCGAAGGAGTAACATCGGCCTCGGAGCCCATCTCATCCACTCCGATAGGCGTAGTAGGCTGCTGtgacgatgaagaagaagataGTGGGGGCTGCTCCTCAGCCTCCTCAAGTCCGGAAGCCGGCACCCCCCCGGTGGCGGAGGAGTAGATGATAACGCGCGAAGCTCTGCCATGGCAGACTCCTGGCCAGCTCGAACGGACGGGAGAAGATCACACCACGTCGAGTCGGAGAGGCAGGAGTGGGCGATGATGACGGTGATGGAGCCGTCCCCTCCATTAAGGGGCGCACACGACTCCCCACGTGGGGGTTAGGCGGTGGCGACCAGCGAGTCAAGGATGGCGGCGTCGAGGGCTGGGGCGCCGACGTCATGGGCGGATCAGCCTTAGACGAAGTAGACGGCCCCAACGGAGTATACCCCTTTAATGATGATGAAGCAGCCATGACGGGTAAGCCTCGATGATGGTTCGGAGGTGTGACGGCAATGGCCATCTGCATGGGCACCACACCACCCGAGGAAGTAGGGTCCGAAGAGTTGTTGGATGATGAAGTGGGTTTGGACCTCTTGCTTGGATCATTGGTCCTCACTGTGTCCTCCCTGTCATGCCCCTTTGTCGCCTCCTGGATCATCGCCGTGCTCCCAGACTCGAGGCACAAAGTCACTATCAACGCGGAAGTCTGATTCTTCAAGACTGTACCGGAACTCATAACCTTTCCTTTGAACCACCACGTCTGAAGAAAGAGAATCAGTTGTGCTACTTCTGAAAGCATCAAGGTTCAATACCGCTACCTGGATATGAACAATTCCTCTCCGGCGCAAACAGAGAAGATCAACATCGAGAGTAGCACCAATCACCGAGCCGACTGCCCAAAGCCCCAAGAAGTGTCGGAGAGCGTGAGGCACCCCATGCACATGAACCCAGATAGGAATTAGCTCGAAACGGTGTGGTATCTTCTCTGACTTCCAAGGCTTAAACTCGATAGTGACATTGTGAGATTTGATGAAAACTACGAAGCCAGTCACCCTCCGCAGAACCTCCTCACTCGAAAAGGACATTGTTAGGCATCTGGAAGAAAGCCATATTTTCAGTTCCATAACCACATAACATCGCCACCGGCTTCGGCATCTTGAGAGCAGGGCAGCGCTGCATAGTCATGCGGTGATTAGTCTTGTTGCAAATAAAACAGTACTGTTGTGTCTCGCAGTCATCATATGTGTGCCCTGCAGATTGGCACTTCGAGCACCACACTTTCTTAGGATTAGTCGTCACCTCAGCTGCCCCTGAAGGTTGTATCGTAGGCTGCTGTTGCAACGAGCTGAACTACAAAGGAGTGTTCTGCCCATAACCCACTGCCATCATAGACGAAGAAGCGGGCACCTGCACCAACGGCGGCATCATAGGGGCCGCCGGTGGATTAGTGGTAGGTGGTACAACTACTCCCTGATGAGTTTTGTGACGACCACCCTTGCCGCCCTTTGGCTTCCGAGGGCGTGCGGCCGCATGAACACCGGCGGCGGCTGGATTTTGTGGCATGCTGGCGTTAAGCCGGCCGCCACCTGCGTCCCGGCTGTACCAGGGTGTTGCATAGACTGAAACACTGCCGTTTGTTATTGCTGCTACGCATAGCCACCCGTCGGTTGAAGAAGGAACGACTGCTGTTGCACGAACTGACCCGGGGTAGTGAAGAACGGCTGCTGAAAGTGAGCTTGCTACGCCGAGGACTGCTGCAGAGGCTGTTGTTGTACCTGAGGCTGCTGCGCCGGCACGAAGCCACCCGGCGTCACATACGGTTGCGCGGCCTGCACCGGTTGATACACACCCGGAGCGAAGCCAGGCGCGCCGCCCGTCGGAGAAGAAGCCGGCTGGGAAGAAGTTGGAGGCTGCAAGGGCTGGTGGTCGGTGGTAGTGCCCGGCGGCGCGGAAGGGTCGCCGCGCGTCATCGTTGGAGAGGCGACGACGGTAGCGAAGGTGCGATTGAAATTAGGGTTCACTCCCTACACTTTCTTGTTCCACATATGTCCTAGCCAACGGCCGAGATCAACCATCCGAAGCAGACGCTCAGGATACGCCTGCAGACCTGGTGCAGCCACCGATGTCGGATCGGGAACAACGACCGCCATGACGGCCCATTCGGGTTGGCCCAAGGACGGAGGAGGCCCACGGAACTCCCGCGGGATTCCTCCATCGCTAAGACATGCTCGCGGCAGTAGATCACCGAGCGTTCTTGGCGGCAACAGCCGAGGTGGCGGAACCGGGGCGATCCAAGGCTTGACCAGAGCCTCGACCGGCCGGGAACCCCGGAGAcgccgcgggggggggggggggcggggagTTGCAGCCGTCGCCGACACATTCAAGGAGGAGGCCGCCGCGTCCTCCACCGAGACCGGCGAAGGTTCTCCGATCTTGTCGAACCTGCAAACAGAAGACACCTCACCTGCCCGTCGAGCCGAAGGTCTCTCCCAAACCCTAGATGCTGGAGTAGTGTAGCCGATGTCCGCCCAGAACTCGTCCGCCAACTCCTCATCCGTTTTCCTCCGGCGAACTGTAGAAGACAAAAGAGAAGAGTTGTCGGGGGAGGGGTCGTCACCCGTTTGCGTCGTCTCCTCCGTGTCGGAAGAACCAAGGCAGGAGAACCGGGAGCCTGAGTTGCCCGGCGGCGTCAGCGACCAACAAGGCGCCAGAGTCAGTCGCCGCCGAAAGGCGATCCGCATTTCTCTAAGCGGCGAAAAGATCTGCAGCACCGGGTAGCACCGTGAGAGCGAAGCTGCTTCCTTGAAATTCTTATACTTTTTTACTTTTTTGTTTAATTCTTCCATGATTTCCAGGTTTCTTCCTATTTTTAATTTaccttttcttttttctcttaTTTCATTTTCTCATTTTATTTTGATTTTGTCTTTTAACTCATGATTTTAAAAAAGCCTTGTAGAATTTTCataatttatgaacatttttatggAAACCAttaataattttaaaaaatttaaACATATTTTAATTCATGATTTTCCAAACAAATATTATATTGTTTAAATCTGTCAAAACCCGTTAGCCTTCTTTTGAGCGGAAGCTGTCGGTTTCCTTTTACCTGGTTTtcttagggcatgtacaatgctGCTATGATAGGAGTGCCACATAAGATAAATAATGAGGTGGAGAAGAAAAAACTTATAAGCAAAGCCATTGTAAACATTTTatttttgtcatctctaaattacatgcaagacttaagAGAAGACTATCtgatcaaccattgtacatgccttTAGCAGCAAACGACACCACCTTTTCTTTTCCTCGAGCGGGTCGCATGCATGAACTCTTCTTGGGCCGCCCCACTCGTGCTTTTCGGCCCTATCCATCACGGAGCGCAATGAATTGGACCTCCTGGGCTACGCAATAGCATCTAGGAGTTCCTACTCCGTAACGCTCCCTGCGTCAGGACGTCGACCTTTTGCACATGGCACACGGGTGGGCCGACCATTTGGCGCTCAATAGTCTTGtaattatttttgttttttgttgAATTTTTATTTTGATTTCAGAAAAAATAAATTCATTAATTCAAATTTTGTACATTTAGAAAATAAAAATTATTTATAATAAACATGAAAATTTTAAGAAAATGTGAAAATTTTATAAAAGTATGAATATTTTATTAAAATGTACACATATTTTAAGCTTTTAAAACTAGTCGGCCCTATTGTCCTTTTATGAAGACTTGATATATAGAACGGTCATATTCATTTCTTGTATGTCCCGTTGATCTTCTTTTTTCCTCATCCCAACAGACCCTAAAGTTGTAAGAAATATCTTCCAAGAAACACATTAGGGGGCTACAAGAAAAATCCTATTCAACACTCATGGTCGTCGTAGAGATGAATAGTCCGTTTATTGCCCACGCTCCCGCGGCATATGCTGGCCATTTCGCCACTTAGCAGTAGCTGCTTCCTTGAAATTCTTTTCCGgcctttttccttttatttttaaTTACTTCCCTTATTTCCATGTTCATCCCATTTTTGATTTCCTTTACCCTTTtctcttattttcttttttgcttttaacTCATGATTTAATAATCCTTGTACAATTTTCAAAATTTATGAACGTTTTTTTAATCCTtaataataaaaaaattgaaacatattgtaggtcatgattttttttaaaaaatatttcttgatttgatgaacatttttttagtaATTAATGTTTAAATCCATCAAAACTTGTTAGCCTTCTCCGGCAAAACCTACAAGTTTCCTTTTACCCGACTTTCTTCGCATGAAACGACGCCGAATGATGCCATTTTTTTTGCTTGAGCGGGTCGCACACGAACTCTTCTTGGGTCGGTCCAATCGTGCTTTTCAGCCCATGTCCATCACCGAGAGATATGAATTGGACCTCCTGGGCTAGACAATAGCATCTAGAATTTCCTACCTAGAGAGCTCCTATGTGACGCTCCCTGCGTCAAGACATCGGCCTTTTGCACATGGCACTTGGGTGGGCCGACCATGTAGCCCTCAATGGTGTACAACCCCAATTGTGATTGTGACGGATTGTCTGTAGCTAGTAAATATGGTCAGTAATAAGGAGCAGGATAGGTCGGCATTTTTGTATTACTCATATTAGGAGATGCCAGAATAATGTTAGCCACTACTTGGCATCTTATGCTATAGACTTGAAACTCGTATTATGGTCTGGCTCCGATCTGGACTAGGAGATGTTCAGAATCTTTGTAATGCGGACTTTGTCCCTGGTTGATGAGTAATACAATATTCTTTCACACACAAAAAAAGATAGACACCGAAGAAAAAAACATAATGAAAATGTGAGAGATGAACATGAGTATATATATAGTCCATTCCAACAATTAATCTCTACCTAATAATAAAGGGGCTATCGTTTCCGGTGGTGCGTCATTAAAATTGCCCCTAAAATTGCAAAATATTACCCACCAATGCCATCTATAAGTGACGAAAAAATGCTTTGCAGGGAATCCCCGGCCTGGGCCGGTCCAAGCATAGGAGCCTACTATACTGCGCTCTGCATGCTGTAGACGACACAGAGCGCCCATTTGGGCAGGCCCATGCGCAGGGCCGGTATTCTCATTTTCGTTCTATATTTATATTTTTCTGTTCCGTTTTTGTTTTTGTCTGCTTTAAATAATTTGGAActtttaaaataaataaaaaagaattttgaaataaaatcttcaaaaaatataaaaattttgtgaattcaaaaaatgCTCGGGATTTTTCAAAAAGTGTGCGCATATTCACAAAAATGTTCGCAATTTTGCAAAATATGTTCGTAAAATAAAAAAGCCCATGATTTTGAAAAACAGTCCGTGCATTAAAAAGTATTAATGAAATTTAACAATTTGTTTTGctaatttaaaaaatgttcatgtatttTTAAAAATGTCCTATAAGTTTAAAACACAGTTCGTGAATTACAAAAGAGTTTATTAGTTCGTAAAATTCTTGCTgattcagaaaatgttcatgCATATCAAAAAATGTTCTTGACTTTCAGAATAATCCACCAATTTCGAAAAAATGTTTTTCCAGTCTAGAATTGTTCACCGGTTCGAAAGAAAATGCTTAAAAACCGTTCACAACataaaaaaaatgttcataattttttTAAATCATGATTTTTAATAATGTTCCCAAATTTATTTAAATGTTCATAAATGATCGAAGGTATGTAGTTAAACAATAATGCTTCTGAGTCTTTGTGATTATATACCCGCGTGATTTTTGAAGAATTGACTGCTGGGGTGGATCAGAATATTATAGTATGTTTTTTAGAAAAGGTTTCTTGAAATTCAGAATAATTCTTTGAATTACCAAGCTTTTTTGACAACCATGATACGTTTTTGAAATTGTGAACATTGCTTCAATTTGTGAATAAATTTTAAAAAGGAAACATTTTCTTgcatttgtgaacaaattttcaaAATCATGTGATGAGATGTGAACAAAATATGGTCATCGCCATTGGAGATTACGAATTTTTTTTGTCCCATTGCAACGCATAGGCCCTTTTGCTAGTACACCTTATGGAAAGATTTCTAGTAAAAATTATTCACGTTTTCTTGAAACATACATTTGGCTACAAAATTTATTATTTTTTGGATGATATGTCAAAGCTAATATTAAAACGTATGTTGATACATATGCATATGGATGTACTTAACATTAAAATGTATgtagatacatctgtatctagacaacAACTAATTCGGGACGAAGGGAGTACAACGTGTCTTACTTAAATCAGAACATAATTAAAGAGGAGGGCTAATAACTGgtactccctctgatccataaTATTTGTGCAACTTTTCGTATTAAAGTTGTGACAAGTAATATGGATTGGAGAGAGTAGAAAACAACAAATGTAAAGAGATGAAGGAATTATCATCGGTCAATGTACCAGTTTCATGAAAAATCAAACCAATCTGACAAATCCAACAAAATTAGACTTATAAATTTCAGCATGATGAGTCCAAAATGTTATGGAAGTTGTATTCGAGTTTATATTAATAGATGTGTGTTTGTGAGCTTGCCAACTGCCTTGCATAAGACGGCTCGGCCACCGATCAACAGTGTATCATGAATTTTTTTTCCGGTTTGTGTATTCTTAGACTGTTGATCGGTGGTCGAGCCGTCTTATGCAAGGCAGTTGGCAAGCTCACAAACTTCTCGCTTTGATTGAAAAAATCTTATATCCTAAGTTGATTGAAAAAAAACTCTTTATTCTAATATGATGATCCTAAATGTATCAGCCTTTGTGTAACGGAAATGATTAGTTCCATCTTTGCTTTGCGGATTTGCAACTCAACCAACTTCTCGCCAAAGTATGGATTTTATTGGATTAAAATGAAGCTTCAAGGGTGGGCTTTATTCTTTTCAGTTTTTAAATTTGCTCCTGGACAAATGTTTAGATGTTGAAATCCTAAATTTCTGGGATATATTTGGCATTTTTTTCAAACTCTATTTTGAATATAGCTCTATAACTTGTATAACATTTGGAGACGGACCACACTAATTTTGATTGCACGCTATGTTTTACATTGGTTTGTATGAGAGGAAGTACAATAAGCTTATGTATAGCAAGCTGTAAGAGTTAAAATATTATTTTTCTACTGAGATGGAGGGGAGAAAATAGGAGAGAGAAAAGGAGCCGGCTGTACAGCTGTAGCACGTGCTTCTAGGCACTATATGAGAATAAAAGATGGATCATGGGCCATGCATTAACAAAGTAACACATTTTTATAGCCATCAGTTGCATGTACGGTTAACAAGCCCCTTCCACAAATGAGAACCAATCATTGAAAGCTGCTCGTGCGGCGATCACAGGTCGCACGCTCAAAGTTCGCCCACCTGCGGTAAACTGTGAATAAACGTCCATAGATAGATACTCCTGTAAACTATCTACGGCTATCTCGGCCGAAGCCGTAGCCCAGACAAAGAAGGCATATGGCTGCCTGGTTCTAGCAGAGACGCACAATACTCTTCTTCCTTTCTTGATAATCGAGAAGCAGGCTATGTCAATCATCATATAAAACTGAAAGTGCATCCACCCCTGCATTGGACACAAAATGAAGCAGCGGGGGCAGTGGAGATGGCTACACAtatacggtgatccctatgaatcTGTCCTGTATAGGGAGGCAGTTGAGCCTAGCCGCAGAGGGAGGGGATTctgaaggagaagaaggaggagggcaGGTGGCCGGTCCTCCGGATGTAGTCCGCCTTCTCCGACGTCCTCGCCGCGCCCTCGTTCAGCGTCGCCTCCGCCACCGCCCGCTTCTCCTCGGCcacccgccgcgccgtcgccagCTTGCTGGCCAGCTTCTCCTGCGCCCGCGCCTTCATCTGCTCCGCCTTCATCTGCGGGTTCAGTTCAATTCAATTCAAACAAGCTAGCATCAATTTTCGACCGCAGTCAGGACATCAGCGCGCGCAGTAAATAAATTAATAAGCACCCGACCCGACAGTGTTCATGTGGCGCATCAGATCTACTGCGGTAATGGTCGAGCAGTGTGTGTAATGGTGATCTACTGCGCAACTGGTACGGTGAATTCAATTGGGCCAGACAGTGTAGTAGTGCCATTCAAGATCGAAAAAGACGGGGTGGTGGATCATTCAAGATCTGCGGAGCCGCTTGTCTGTTTCGTTGTAGGTTTATTAcgcaggcgcagacgtgcagcgaATGAATTCTAATTGGCTGGACCACTGCAAACTCCTGTGTGAGaatgaatgaatgaatgaatGGAGCACCTTTCTGTATGCGCCTTTACACAATCATGTCATCAGATTTCATTGTCATGAGTGCAGTGCCAATGGATGGAGGCACTTCAGAAAAATGGCCGAGTAGTTACCTCTATTTTCTTCATCTCCAGCTCGGCTTTTCTCTTCTCGTGGTTCTCCCAGGCCTGGATCTTCACCTCCTCGCGCTTGTATCTGAATCCACACAAACCGGAAAAAAAATGTAACGATCGATGAACTGATTAAGCGAGCTGGCAAGCAGATCTGCACGCGACGCTGACGATTTTCTATGTAGAAGTAGAAGGAAGATGTAATGGAGATTGCATCCGCTCGCACCTCGCCATGAACTTGGCCCGCTCGGCCTCGTCCCAGGCCGCCGCGCGGGACTCGAGCGTGTTGGCCCTGGGAGCACCGCCGACCGCCCCGCCGTCGCTGTCCCTGTCCGCCTCGCCGCCACCGACGGCATTGTTGCTTACCGCCGGCTGCTCCGCGGTCCTGACCACGTCGGAGCCAAGAGCGCCCGCGGGCGGCGCGTCCTGCCGCCGCCTCCCCGGCGTGGACGACCGGGACGGTATCGGGCTCCGCGCGACGGGCGTGGTGGAGCGCAGCGGCGTGGCCGCCCTGGACGGCTCCTTGCTGGCGATGGGCGTCATCTCGGTGCCCATGTCCCGCAGGCACACCGACACGGGCGACCCGTGGGCGTGCGGCCGCACCATGCTGCAGTCCATGTTCTTGGTCTCGCCGACGTCGTCCTCGCCCagctgcggcggcgtcgggggcgcCGCCACCATGTTGTACTCGATCCCGCCGTCCACGCTGCTGCAGGAGATGCGGCCGTTCTGCGAGGAGGAGCTCAGGAGGCGCCGGTCGTCGGCGTTGGAGTTGCGGGGCTTGGCggccttgccgccgccgccgtgcagcccgtcgccgccgccgttggACATGCCCACCAGCCACTTCTGCGCGTCGTCCCACTTGGACGGCATCGGCTTGAGCCTAGAGGACGCGGCCGGGTTCTTGCGGTGCGGCCGCCCGTTGGCCGCGCCATTGGTGGTGTAGCTGTAGCACTCCTTGTCCTCCACCTGCCGCGCCGTCGCTTGCATCGTCCGGGCAACCGCGATCAGAATTCACAGCCGCGGCTGAACACTCCGTTCTTGCCGCTGATTCCCGGCCGGAGAACCCCGCCGAATCAGATAGATCTAGCTGCACAAAATGTTTGGAACCTTGTCATTGGTGATGAAAAACGAAACACTCTGGCTGCACAATACGCAAGTGGCCGGCCGGATCACCATCCATCCGGGATGTTTGTACTCCGGCATTTGAGTAGGACAGAAGCAAATGGTACCCTAGATTAGATTAGATTATTTCCGGAATTCGCTCGATGTCCATGACGAGCACAGACACCCAAGGAAAAAGATAACTACTCCCCATGCTCTATTCTAAGAGATGCCCTTTTTTGTGACCCCGATTACTGAAGCTCATTCCACGGAAAGCAATGGCGTCGCCATGGAACGAAGCATCCAACCTCCCAAAAGTGACGCTTTCCCACAGTTACACAACGGAATGTGTGGCAAATATACTACCTTGAGCTGACAGCAATGGGGGAAAAGGGTCGAATAAACCAGAGAAAGTTGTTGCTGCGGTGCGGAGATCCACATAAATCAACCAGTACATGTACATAGATAGAGGCAGCAGAGCTCACCTTGGCAGTGGGAGCCGGCGGGCCTGCAGGCGAGAGGGGAAGGGAATGGGGATGGCAGGGACTGCAAAGGGCAAAATGACTGCTAGTGTTGCTGCTGTCTAGGTTCCATCCTCTCCATCTCCATGGGCGCCATCAGATCAGATCCCCTTTTCTTTGACCGTTGAAGCGACAACAGGGCGCACATGGGCTACCGGAGGCGCCACGAGACAGATGGTTGGCGCTACATGCAGCGTGTAATAAGATAAACAAGAGCGAGCGGCGCTGTGCTCCACCAATGGGCATACATGGTAAACAAAGGATAAGTTAGAAATAAAATGGTAAACAAATAAGAGATGCTGCAACTATGGGCGGAAAATTACTTGGAGCAACTTCAGAACAGTTGTCATGTTCACCCAAACTACATAATTATGAAGCATGGACCATAAAAAACCAGCCTGCAGAGTCCCATCCATCCCGATCATCATATTTCTCGAAGCTCTCTCCATATTTAGCCTCTCAGCCTTCATATTGGAGCAGTTCCAAACCCAATTGTCAGCCAAGGCAAGAAGTTTTAGCTTCTTTTTCCTCGTGCCACAAGCGGGCTTCAAGCAGCACGGCCTCCCACCACTGGCGATCGGGCACAACTTTAAATGGCGTGCTGCTCTGCCGATTTCCCGTGGCGGCTCATCTGATGGTCACCAAGCGGCATCATCTTCTGGCTTGCCTGTGAGCAGGCCAGAAGGAGGCGTGTGAGCAAAGCAGTCGCGAGAAGCACACCCCTTGATGGTTGCCTCCCACC
This genomic window from Aegilops tauschii subsp. strangulata cultivar AL8/78 chromosome 4, Aet v6.0, whole genome shotgun sequence contains:
- the LOC109755187 gene encoding uncharacterized protein, coding for MQATARQVEDKECYSYTTNGAANGRPHRKNPAASSRLKPMPSKWDDAQKWLVGMSNGGGDGLHGGGGKAAKPRNSNADDRRLLSSSSQNGRISCSSVDGGIEYNMVAAPPTPPQLGEDDVGETKNMDCSMVRPHAHGSPVSVCLRDMGTEMTPIASKEPSRAATPLRSTTPVARSPIPSRSSTPGRRRQDAPPAGALGSDVVRTAEQPAVSNNAVGGGEADRDSDGGAVGGAPRANTLESRAAAWDEAERAKFMARYKREEVKIQAWENHEKRKAELEMKKIEMKAEQMKARAQEKLASKLATARRVAEEKRAVAEATLNEGAARTSEKADYIRRTGHLPSSFFSFRIPSLCG